A genomic stretch from Aedes albopictus strain Foshan chromosome 2, AalbF5, whole genome shotgun sequence includes:
- the LOC109408671 gene encoding UDP-glycosyltransferase UGT5, producing the protein MSFLVLLVVLSIFGTRHTDAARILGVFPTPSKSHWILGSALLKELALDGHEVTDVSPFKLSKPPANYHHVEIETDHEFFNQKIEQLFADTDKSQVRKMVEMYTAVNYFSNSTLSSPAVKKLLQSNQKFDLVILEIFLDHALLGFAEHFGCPVIGTTTHGVLEWINSLVGTPQPLSYVPHVHIGFSNPMNFWQRLANVLFTAIDETLLSVLVHPEQDRLYRKAFPNAKRSLAEMKRNAVSLILVNNHFSLSYPRPYVPNMIEIGGFHVNRKVNQLPENIGSFIENSTNGVIYFSMGSNLKPSQMGEEKRQALLNAFSKVKQNIIWKWDDESMNLDPSKYFIAKWLPQDDILAHPNVKLFITHGGLLSCTESIHHGKPIIGIPIFGDQQMNMNQAENAGWGVAVKFTDLNEETISNALNEVLNNDKYTKTVQVISKRLRDQPLPPMDLAKYWVNYVLRHDGAEHLKSPGQQLSFIQYNNIDVYLFIMALVIVLMALPIKVFRNLCCKNRKRPSKTKKETKSKIN; encoded by the exons ATGAGCTTTCTCGTATTGCTTGTGGTTTTGTCGATATTTGGTACTAGACATACGGATGCTGCACGTATTCTGGGGGTGTTTCCGACTCCTTCAAAGTCTCACTGGATTCTCGGATCTGCACTCTTGAAGGAACTTGCACTTGATGGTCATGAG GTCACTGATGTAAGTCCATTCAAACTGTCGAAACCTCCTGCAAACTATCATCATGTGGAAATAGAAACAGATCATGAGTTTTTCAACC AGAAAATTGAACAGCTGTTCGCGGATACTGACAAATCACAAGTTCGAAAAATGGTGGAAATGTATACTGCGGTCAATTACTTTTCTAACAGTACCCTATCATCGCCTGCCGTGAAAAAACTGCTTCAATCTAATCAAAAGTTTGATTTGGTTATCTTGGAAATCTTTCTTGACCATGCTCTTCTTGGTTTTGCTGAGCATTTCGGTTGTCCAGTTATCGGTACGACCACGCATGGGGTGCTAGAATGGATCAATTCATTAGTCGGTACACCGCAACCGCTTTCGTACGTGCCGCATGTTCACATAGGATTTTCAAATCCAATGAACTTTTGGCAACGGCTGGCGAATGTGCTGTTCACAGCTATTGATGAAACCCTGCTGTCTGTGCTGGTGCATCCAGAGCAGGACCGATTGTACAGGAAAGCTTTCCCAAATGCTAAGCGATCACTTGCTGAAATGAAGCGTAATGCAGTTTCACTGATTTTGGTGAATAATCACTTCAGTTTAAGTTACCCAAGGCCATACGTTCCGAATATGATTGAAATCGGAGGATTCCATGTAAACCGGAAGGTTAATCAACTTCCAGAG AACATCGGCAGCTTTATCGAAAACTCAACCAATGGAGTAATTTATTTTTCTATGGGCTCAAATTTGAAACCGTCCCAAATGGGAGAGGAAAAACGGCAAGCCCTGCTAAATGCGTTTTCCAAAGTGAAGCAAAACATCATCTGGAAGTGGGATGATGAAAGCATGAATCTTGACCCGAGCAAGTACTTCATTGCCAAATGGCTTCCACAGGATGATATCCTGGCGCATCCGAATGTGAAACTCTTTATCACGCATGGAGGCTTGCTCAGTTGCACGGAGTCGATCCACCATGGTAAGCCAATTATTGGAATTCCGATTTTTGGTGATCAACAAATGAATATGAATCAAGCGGAAAATGCTGGATGGGGAGTGGCTGTGAAGTTTACCGATCTCAATGAAGAAACGATTAGTAATGCACTGAACGAAGTACTCAATAACGATAA GTACACCAAAACGGTACAAGTAATATCCAAGCGCTTGCGCGATCAACCACTACCACCAATGGATTTAGCCAAATACTGGGTGAACTATGTTCTCCGTCATGACGGTGCTGAACATTTGAAGTCACCGGGTCAACAACTAAGCTTCATTCAGTACAATAACATCGATGTTTATCTTTTCATCATGGCGCTGGTTATCGTATTAATGGCACTGCCAATCAAGGTGTTCAGAAATTTGTGTTGTAAGAACAGAAAACGTCCCTCGAAGACGAAAAAAGAAACTAAGtcgaaaataaattaa
- the LOC109408691 gene encoding UDP-glycosyltransferase UGT5 isoform X2 — MKALSRAGHEVTVIGSHSWREAPDNYRSIELKELVFDKGGSEPDLFQYRNDPYLNVLYLLYTLIGPSLSEVILTHPKVKTLMNSNEHFDVVIVECFVSDVLYGFAQHFNAPLIVFSPFGASMWANDLVGTPYPYSQIPHTFLSYTDRMTFTERLVNTFVWNVDRFYYRNVFLPRQEEMYKQYFPNARKTLPNVMKNVSLAFLNQHFSLSFPHPYAPNMIEIGGIQMDEPKALPEDLQRILDDSKHGVIYFSMGSMLKGCKFPEEKRNAFISAFSKLKETVLWKYENTSLPNKPKNVFIRKWMPQRDVLAHPNVKLFITHGGLLGSTESLYHGKPMVGVPIYGDQRLNMARAEKSGYGTHIEYENLSEETITRAIRSILDNPSFSSNARLISERYRDKPMTPAQLAVYWVEYVVRHRGAPQLHSAILELSFIERNLIDVYGVMILFVGTVLVSVYMALRKVMRFIGILPRSGDKIKQQ, encoded by the exons ATGAAAGCTTTAAGCCGCGCGGGTCACGAAGTGACGGTTATCGGCTCCCATAGTTGGAGAGAAGCTCCTGATAATTACCGTAGTATTGAATTGAAGGAATTGGTATTCGATAAAGGAG GTTCAGAACCCGATTTGTTCCAGTATCGCAACGATCCATATTTGAATGTACTATACTTGCTATATACGTTGATTGGACCAAGCTTATCAGAAGTGATTCTGACCCACCCCAAAGTGAAAACGCTTATGAATTCGAACGAGCATTTTGATGTTGTCATTGTTGAATGTTTCGTAAGCGACGTGCTGTATGGATTCGCTCAACATTTCAACGCTCCATTAATAGTATTTTCGCCTTTCGGAGCTTCGATGTGGGCCAATGATCTCGTAGGAACTCCTTATCCGTACTCGCAAATACCCCACACTTTTCTTAGTTATACAGACCGAATGACCTTTACAGAAAGGCTTGTGAATACATTTGTATGGAATGTGGATCGATTTTATTATAGAAATGTATTTCTACCTCGTCAAGAAGAAATGTACAAACAATATTTTCCAAATGCAAGGAAGACTTTACCAAATGTAATGAAAAACGTCAGTCTAGCTTTCTTGAATCAGCATTTTAGCTTGAGTTTTCCACATCCGTATGCTCCAAATATGATCGAGATTGGCGGGATTCAAATGGATGAACCTAAAGCTCTTCCGGAG GATCTGCAGCGCATTTTAGACGACTCCAAGCATGGCGTTATTTACTTCAGTATGGGATCGATGTTGAAAGGAtgcaaatttccagaagaaaaacGAAACGCCTTCATTAGTGCATTTTCCAAGTTGAAGGAAACCGTGCTTTGGAAATACGAGAATACAAGTCTACCAAATAAACCGAAAAACGTATTCATCAGAAAGTGGATGCCTCAGCGAGATGTGCTTGCGCACCCCAATGTGAAACTGTTTATCACTCACGGAGGACTTCTCGGGTCAACTGAATCTCTGTACCATGGTAAACCGATGGTTGGAGTTCCCATCTATGGAGATCAACGTTTAAATATGGCTCGAGCAGAAAAATCGGGCTACGGAACTCATATCGAATACGAAAATTTGAGTGAAGAGACTATTACCCGAGCGATAAGATCTATTCTCGATAATCCTTCGTTCAGCAGCAACGCTCGGTTGATCTCAGAAAGATATCGCGACAAACCGATGACACCGGCACAGTTGGCTGTTTACTGGGTAGAGTATGTGGTTAGACATCGTGGCGCTCCACAGTTGCACTCAGCTATTCTAGAATTATCCTTTATCGAGCGCAACTTGATCGATGTCTACGGTGTAATGATTTTATTTGTCGGAACGGTTTTGGTATCTGTATACATGGCGCTCAGGAAAGTGATGAGATTTATTGGCATATTACCAAGAAGTGGCGATAAAATTAAACAGCAGTGA
- the LOC109408691 gene encoding UDP-glycosyltransferase UGT5 isoform X1: MYRRLGFTVLISCLLLSFCPSKGARILGVLPSAGWSHYAIGEGLMKALSRAGHEVTVIGSHSWREAPDNYRSIELKELVFDKGGSEPDLFQYRNDPYLNVLYLLYTLIGPSLSEVILTHPKVKTLMNSNEHFDVVIVECFVSDVLYGFAQHFNAPLIVFSPFGASMWANDLVGTPYPYSQIPHTFLSYTDRMTFTERLVNTFVWNVDRFYYRNVFLPRQEEMYKQYFPNARKTLPNVMKNVSLAFLNQHFSLSFPHPYAPNMIEIGGIQMDEPKALPEDLQRILDDSKHGVIYFSMGSMLKGCKFPEEKRNAFISAFSKLKETVLWKYENTSLPNKPKNVFIRKWMPQRDVLAHPNVKLFITHGGLLGSTESLYHGKPMVGVPIYGDQRLNMARAEKSGYGTHIEYENLSEETITRAIRSILDNPSFSSNARLISERYRDKPMTPAQLAVYWVEYVVRHRGAPQLHSAILELSFIERNLIDVYGVMILFVGTVLVSVYMALRKVMRFIGILPRSGDKIKQQ, encoded by the exons ATGTACAGACGGTTAGGTTTCACGGTGCTAATCAGCTGTTTGCTGCTTTCTTTTTGCCCTTCAAAAGGCGCGCGTATCTTGGGGGTTCTCCCCTCAGCAGGATGGTCACATTACGCCATAGGTGAAGGATTGATGAAAGCTTTAAGCCGCGCGGGTCACGAAGTGACGGTTATCGGCTCCCATAGTTGGAGAGAAGCTCCTGATAATTACCGTAGTATTGAATTGAAGGAATTGGTATTCGATAAAGGAG GTTCAGAACCCGATTTGTTCCAGTATCGCAACGATCCATATTTGAATGTACTATACTTGCTATATACGTTGATTGGACCAAGCTTATCAGAAGTGATTCTGACCCACCCCAAAGTGAAAACGCTTATGAATTCGAACGAGCATTTTGATGTTGTCATTGTTGAATGTTTCGTAAGCGACGTGCTGTATGGATTCGCTCAACATTTCAACGCTCCATTAATAGTATTTTCGCCTTTCGGAGCTTCGATGTGGGCCAATGATCTCGTAGGAACTCCTTATCCGTACTCGCAAATACCCCACACTTTTCTTAGTTATACAGACCGAATGACCTTTACAGAAAGGCTTGTGAATACATTTGTATGGAATGTGGATCGATTTTATTATAGAAATGTATTTCTACCTCGTCAAGAAGAAATGTACAAACAATATTTTCCAAATGCAAGGAAGACTTTACCAAATGTAATGAAAAACGTCAGTCTAGCTTTCTTGAATCAGCATTTTAGCTTGAGTTTTCCACATCCGTATGCTCCAAATATGATCGAGATTGGCGGGATTCAAATGGATGAACCTAAAGCTCTTCCGGAG GATCTGCAGCGCATTTTAGACGACTCCAAGCATGGCGTTATTTACTTCAGTATGGGATCGATGTTGAAAGGAtgcaaatttccagaagaaaaacGAAACGCCTTCATTAGTGCATTTTCCAAGTTGAAGGAAACCGTGCTTTGGAAATACGAGAATACAAGTCTACCAAATAAACCGAAAAACGTATTCATCAGAAAGTGGATGCCTCAGCGAGATGTGCTTGCGCACCCCAATGTGAAACTGTTTATCACTCACGGAGGACTTCTCGGGTCAACTGAATCTCTGTACCATGGTAAACCGATGGTTGGAGTTCCCATCTATGGAGATCAACGTTTAAATATGGCTCGAGCAGAAAAATCGGGCTACGGAACTCATATCGAATACGAAAATTTGAGTGAAGAGACTATTACCCGAGCGATAAGATCTATTCTCGATAATCCTTCGTTCAGCAGCAACGCTCGGTTGATCTCAGAAAGATATCGCGACAAACCGATGACACCGGCACAGTTGGCTGTTTACTGGGTAGAGTATGTGGTTAGACATCGTGGCGCTCCACAGTTGCACTCAGCTATTCTAGAATTATCCTTTATCGAGCGCAACTTGATCGATGTCTACGGTGTAATGATTTTATTTGTCGGAACGGTTTTGGTATCTGTATACATGGCGCTCAGGAAAGTGATGAGATTTATTGGCATATTACCAAGAAGTGGCGATAAAATTAAACAGCAGTGA
- the LOC109408672 gene encoding UDP-glycosyltransferase UGT5, producing the protein MKIWWLLLFSSVWIISNQNVQSAKILGVFPTSSKSHYIVGSALMKALANKGHEVTVISPFPQQKPLKNYRDVTTTQVWKAVEPIVANLLDIAKKGVIESIKNTYDFGHRITNSTLTDPAVIDLLASNETFDLIVLEIFMNDAMIGFCHHFNAPCIGVSTFGASKWTTDLVGTPSPPSYVPNAFLGFSDRMSFKERLLNTLMSATEIVVDTFVDRPAQIEMYQKAFPGQKPPFAELKKKAISLVLLNNHFSLSYPRPYVTGMVEVGGMHVNRVPKPLPDNIQSFLDTATDGVIYFSMGSNIKSKDLPLEKRDAFLKVFSKLKQKVMWKWEDANLPGKPDNVFVQSWWPQDDILAHPNVKLFITHGGLLSTTESLYHGVPVIGIPVFGDQHLNMAKAERGGYGLSVAYAEISEAKLSNAINTILNDPQFKANALAISQRYRDQPLKPIELAVFWAEYVIRHKGAPHIRSAAMDLSLVQYHNLDVLGLLIGLPIFILHLLVKLVCRKKSPKPSNKKDERKKRN; encoded by the exons ATGAAGATCTGGTGGCTGTTGCTTTTTAGTAGTGTATGGATTATTTCCAATCAAAATGTGCAATCAGCAAAAATCCTTGGCGTATTCCCAACGTCTTCTAAATCCCATTACATAGTGGGATCAGCCTTGATGAAGGCTTTGGCTAACAAAGGCCACGAG GTGACTGTGATAAGTCCATTCCCGCAACAGAAGCCCCTGAAGAATTATCGTGATGTTACAACCACTCAAGTGTGGAAAGCTGTAGAAC CAATCGTTGCAAATCTGTTAGATATTGCTAAAAAAGGTGTCATAGAGAGTATCAAAAATACATATGATTTTGGACATCGTATCACCAACAGTACCTTGACCGACCCTGCTGTGATAGATCTACTTGCCTCAAATGAAACATTTGATTTGATAGTGTTGGAGATATTCATGAATGATGCAATGATAG GCTTCTGTCATCACTTCAATGCACCCTGCATCGGAGTATCGACATTTGGAGCATCGAAATGGACGACTGATTTAGTTGGCACTCCGTCACCGCCGTCGTACGTCCCGAACGCGTTCCTCGGTTTCTCAGATCGAATGTCCTTCAAGGAACGCCTGCTAAATACTCTGATGAGTGCAACAGAAATCGTCGTTGACACCTTTGTAGACAGACCTGCACAAATTGAAATGTACCAAAAGGCATTTCCAGGACAAAAACCTCCATTTGCGGAGCTAAAGAAAAAAGCGATATCTTTGGTACTACTAAACAATCATTTTTCTCTCAGTTATCCTAGGCCATACGTTACTGGAATGGTCGAGGTGGGAGGAATGCATGTCAATAGAGTTCCAAAACCACTTCCGGATAATATTCAAAGTTTCTTGGATACTGCAACCGATGGCGTTATCTACTTTTCTATGGGTTCAAACATCAAAAGCAAAGATCTGCCATTGGAGAAGCGCGATGCCTTCTTGAAAGTATTCTCCAAATTAAAGCAAAAGGTTATGTGGAAGTGGGAAGATGCCAACCTGCCAGGAAAACCAGATAACGTGTTCGTTCAAAGCTGGTGGCCTCAAGATGACATTCTGGCGCATCCTAACGTCAAGCTTTTCATCACTCATGGTGGCTTATTGAGTACTACTGAATCACTGTATCACGGAGTGCCAGTGATTGGTATTCCCGTGTTTGGAGACCAACATCTCAACATGGCCAAGGCAGAGCGTGGAGGATACGGGCTTTCGGTTGCCTATGCAGAGATATCCGAGGCAAAACTTAGCAATGCTATCAATACGATTTTAAACGATCCGCAGTTTAAAGCAAATGCTTTAGCAATTTCCCAAAGGTACCGCGATCAACCGTTGAAGCCCATAGAGCTGGCCGTATTTTGGGCTGAATATGTCATTCGACATAAAGGTGCTCCGCACATACGATCAGCAGCGATGGACCTTAGCTTGGTGCAGTATCACAACCTTGACGTGTTGGGTCTATTAATAGGGCTACCAATATTTATTCTACACTTACTTGTTAAGTTAGTTTGTCGAAAGAAGTCCCCTAAACCGTCCAATAAGAAAGATGAAAGAAAGAAAAGAAATTAG